The DNA sequence TTCTCTTTCCCCTGCTCTTCAAGGATGAGAGGTACTCAGGCTTCCCGTTCATCATCTAATCGTCCGTGCTCCGCGTCTCAGTTTTTCTGGCCTTAGACCATCTACTTGTTGCATCTTGAACtttgatcacatttgctaatcCACCGATGAAAAACAAAAGGCTTCCAAATATATTTAACCAGATCAATGTTCCACTCTGCATCCAGCAATACATTATTTTTAACAAGTATATCCTAAAAAAATTCTATAATATACATGCCTATAATTCATAGACAATAGATCAATATCATGTGTGCCACTCTTTGTCCCTTTTTTGCAGGGCAACATAATAGGTGCCTCCTCAATAGAATGTCATCACATTACTAAACACTTAATCTAATAAAGCATGACAAACATCATAAACAAAGTCTCATTTAATCACAAACATCATATCATAAATATGCATTCACTTCCTAAAACACAAAACTACACTCATGATTGCATTAGATCAATAcgaaactaaattttatatgtatttcttTAACTACTTTTACCAACTGCAACTTTTGCTAccttatttgcaacttttattaatgttttatgtaTTCTTTCCTGATCATATGCTTCTGTCACAATCATGACTGCATAAGATCGATATGCAActgaattttatatgattattcaACAACTTTGACCCGTTGCAACTTTTGCTACCTTATTTGCAACTTCTATTAAAGTATGTTCCTCATCATATATACAATTCAAACACAACTCTCAACAACCAATATATACTACAATCATGAATAAAAACATACATAAAACACACAAATAACGTACATACATACCGCTCTTCTAGAACAAAACTCATTATCTCAGTTTGCTATCTCTATATCAATTAACATtcttcatatatacatatattacacACATAAATTCACTTACAAATCTCAGTCGTTGCCGCTTGTTGCCGGTCCAATTCAACTCGAATTCACTGTCAAACTGCCCCGCAACCAATTGAGCGCAGAAGAAGAATTTATGTTGGAGAAGCTGCATGATTGAGAGAGATGAGAAGCTGCGTGATTCCGAGAGATGAGAAGTTGCGTGAGAGAGACGAGAATTTGCGAGCGTTGAGAAGCTGCGGTTGAGAGGTTGTGAGAGACGATCTGTTTGAGTGAGAGAGAAGCAGCTGTTTATgacgaatataattttaaaaataaaaactgtcaAACCGTACGCTTGTAATATGTGAAAAGTTGGACCGTATATTTAAAAGCCCAATAGTTAAGTTAGATAGTTATAAAATTAAGTGAAATTATGTTAAAGTTGTATTCCTTACCACTTGCATTCATCTTTCTCAAAAATTCCAGAGCACTGACTAGTAATGGAAATTATACTATTTTATACCTGCTTTTTTACTTGAATTTCCTCTTTATTTAAAACTGGAGCACATGATGTGAAAGACCAGGAGTCTTGTTGAAATGCTATAAAATTAGTGGCCTGAGAACTAAATATaaccaatatataatatacagaagCTTTTATgactgaaaatattaaaattttattttggtgCCATTTATTAATGAAATACAGAAGTAGGTCGATCCATATAGGCTGCCTTTTTACTTAGGAAGTAAATTCCATGATATTGCAATCGTTCTGGAATTTTGACAAATCACCGACATTCAAATTTACCCAAGCTTCAATCCCTTCGCCTGATTTATCAGAAATTAAGATAGCACTATTTTGGAGAGGGATGTAGGAAGCACTGACCCAAATAGGAAGTCCCCAGCCGAAGTCAGTTTCATAAAATGGAAACTTAGTCCAGTCAGAAAATATACAGACAATGGAATGCCCTGGTTTAGAAATAGTCCTGTTTGTCAAATTATTGAAGGCATGAGCTATCATCATCTGCCCTTCATCTCCAAGTGAGAGTAACGTCTTGCAGTCCTCGAGGGCTCTACTGACAGAGGCAGAAAGTTGCTTTACAAGAATCGGCAACTCCACCCCTTTTTCATCTGCAACAGATTCAGCAGAAGTAAACAAAAACATATTACCGCAATGGTCTTTGGGCAATGGTGGATGCATTCTTTCCCTCATATTTAGTGCCTGGGCAATCATGAATCTCTTAGGGTTTGCAGGGTTAGCCACAGATAAATCAATAATAGCTTTTCCTATTATCCCTAACACCGATTGCACCTTTGAGGGTAACTTCTCGCTTAAGCTGTCTAGTTTGGCCTTGTCTCGAATTCTGATGATATCACTCTtgctaaaatataaaaattttgtaaTGATATCAAGATCCTCAACACTTTCTTTAGCCCTAGGAATTCCAAAGGGAATAGGTGACAGTTTTTTCCCTGGAAAGAACAAAGCTGAGTTCCAGCTTGGTGAGGTTGACATGTGATCATCTTCCTCAGCGCCCTCTAATAGTCTCTTTGAATCAGTAGCCCATTGTTTGATGAATGTGCAGGTGGTTGACATGTCAGCAACTCTGTGTGAAGTCATTATGGCAATGGCATATCCACCGCAGGCAAAAGTACTTAACTGTACTGCAAGCAGAGGGTCAGTGATTTCATCACTTGCACCAATTGGATATGGGAGTAAGCAATTAAGACCATCAACCTTTAAATATTCCCTTCTGCCAAGAAGATCATGGAGCTCAACATCTACTGTGGCTTCAACAAAGTAGGCACCATCATCACTACACTCAACCATATAATAATCTTTCATGTATCTTCCAGCTAATGGATAGAATGGGGTCAAGGCTTTTGATAATGCCTTTTTCAAGATATTGCTACTTGAATGGCTAGTAGAATCACCGGTGCCGCAACTTCGGGTATTACGGGGGTAATATAAAATGACAGGAGTATTCATTGTTGG is a window from the Daucus carota subsp. sativus chromosome 8, DH1 v3.0, whole genome shotgun sequence genome containing:
- the LOC108198972 gene encoding pelargonidin 3-O-(6-caffeoylglucoside) 5-O-(6-O-malonylglucoside) 4'''-malonyltransferase — its product is MKVDILSKELLKPYNSTKPSFQHYRISLVDELCPTMNTPVILYYPRNTRSCGTGDSTSHSSSNILKKALSKALTPFYPLAGRYMKDYYMVECSDDGAYFVEATVDVELHDLLGRREYLKVDGLNCLLPYPIGASDEITDPLLAVQLSTFACGGYAIAIMTSHRVADMSTTCTFIKQWATDSKRLLEGAEEDDHMSTSPSWNSALFFPGKKLSPIPFGIPRAKESVEDLDIITKFLYFSKSDIIRIRDKAKLDSLSEKLPSKVQSVLGIIGKAIIDLSVANPANPKRFMIAQALNMRERMHPPLPKDHCGNMFLFTSAESVADEKGVELPILVKQLSASVSRALEDCKTLLSLGDEGQMMIAHAFNNLTNRTISKPGHSIVCIFSDWTKFPFYETDFGWGLPIWVSASYIPLQNSAILISDKSGEGIEAWVNLNVGDLSKFQNDCNIMEFTS